From a region of the Nonlabens dokdonensis DSW-6 genome:
- a CDS encoding acetyl-CoA C-acyltransferase has product MKTAYIVAAKRTAVGKAPKGVFRFKRPDELAAETIEAMLKDVPNLDKTRIDDVIIGNAMPEAEQGLNMARLISLMGLKIDDVPGVTVNRYCASGVETIAMATAKIQSGMADCIIAGGAESMSYIPMGGYKPTPDYRVAKAGNEDYYWGMGLTAEAVANEFNVSREDQDQFAYNSHQKALKAQAEGRFQDQIVPIQVEETFLNDDGKKETRTYTVHKDEGPRADTKLEVLAKLRPVFAAGGSVTAGNSSQMSDGAAMVLVMSEEMVKELNLEPVARMVNFAAAGVPPRIMGIGPVKAIPKALKQAGLTLNDVDMIELNEAFASQSLAVIRELGLNPDIINPNGGAISLGHPLGCTGAKLSVQLFDEMRKQDMKNKYGLVTMCVGTGQGACGVYEFLS; this is encoded by the coding sequence ATGAAAACCGCATATATAGTAGCTGCAAAAAGAACAGCTGTAGGAAAAGCACCTAAAGGAGTTTTCCGATTTAAAAGACCTGATGAGCTTGCTGCCGAAACCATTGAGGCAATGCTTAAAGATGTTCCTAATCTTGATAAAACAAGAATAGATGATGTAATCATAGGTAACGCCATGCCAGAAGCAGAGCAAGGATTGAACATGGCGCGTCTAATTTCATTGATGGGATTAAAAATTGATGATGTACCAGGTGTAACAGTTAATAGGTACTGTGCTAGTGGTGTTGAAACCATCGCGATGGCAACCGCAAAAATCCAATCCGGAATGGCAGATTGTATCATCGCTGGTGGTGCAGAGTCTATGAGTTATATTCCAATGGGTGGATATAAGCCTACTCCAGATTATCGCGTTGCCAAAGCTGGTAATGAGGATTATTATTGGGGAATGGGACTAACAGCTGAAGCCGTTGCAAATGAATTTAATGTATCTCGAGAAGATCAAGATCAGTTTGCATACAATTCACATCAAAAAGCCTTAAAAGCACAAGCTGAAGGACGTTTCCAAGATCAAATCGTTCCTATACAAGTAGAAGAAACTTTCTTAAACGATGATGGAAAAAAGGAAACAAGAACTTACACAGTTCATAAAGATGAAGGACCACGAGCAGATACTAAATTAGAAGTTCTCGCAAAATTACGTCCTGTTTTTGCAGCTGGTGGTTCTGTAACTGCTGGTAATTCTTCACAAATGAGTGATGGTGCTGCAATGGTTTTAGTTATGAGTGAAGAAATGGTGAAAGAATTAAACTTAGAGCCTGTTGCACGTATGGTGAACTTTGCCGCTGCAGGTGTTCCTCCTAGAATTATGGGAATAGGACCTGTAAAAGCAATTCCGAAAGCATTGAAACAGGCTGGTCTTACTTTAAATGACGTTGATATGATAGAGTTAAACGAGGCGTTTGCGTCTCAATCTCTAGCTGTTATACGTGAGTTAGGTCTTAATCCTGATATTATAAATCCTAATGGAGGAGCAATTTCTTTAGGACATCCACTAGGTTGTACAGGAGCAAAATTAAGCGTTCAGTTATTTGATGAAATGCGCAAACAAGATATGAAAAACAAGTATGGATTGGTTACTATGTGCGTAGGGACTGGTCAAGGAGCTTGTGGAGTTTATGAATTTCTTTCTTAA
- a CDS encoding MarR family winged helix-turn-helix transcriptional regulator, with translation MRDKTIDYILRATWMSVSKMYNEQASVKGSTMSTGFALISIDPETGTPSTALGPKMGMEATSLSRTLKMMENKGLIERRKNPEDGRSVLIHLTDFGQEMREFSKSVVKTFDQVVKNEIEPEKIETFLEVAYKINEIVNSKKIFKKQSLLAQK, from the coding sequence ATGAGAGATAAAACAATTGATTACATTTTAAGGGCAACGTGGATGTCTGTATCAAAAATGTATAATGAACAAGCCTCAGTAAAAGGTAGTACTATGTCTACTGGTTTTGCTCTTATAAGTATTGATCCTGAAACAGGCACACCAAGTACTGCATTAGGTCCTAAAATGGGTATGGAAGCTACATCTTTATCTCGTACCCTAAAAATGATGGAAAATAAAGGACTTATTGAACGTAGAAAAAATCCAGAAGATGGAAGAAGCGTACTGATTCATCTTACCGATTTTGGACAAGAAATGAGAGAATTCTCAAAATCAGTAGTTAAAACTTTTGATCAAGTTGTAAAAAATGAAATTGAACCAGAGAAAATAGAAACCTTTCTGGAAGTAGCATATAAAATTAATGAGATCGTCAACTCAAAAAAAATATTTAAAAAACAAAGTCTATTAGCTCAAAAATAA
- a CDS encoding T9SS type B sorting domain-containing protein translates to MKYFLYLLIFISSAFAKAQLESSFWYFGINAGIDFSSGTAVAIDNGQLVTGEGCATISDQFGNLLFYTDGSLVYDANHVIMPNGTGLKGNSSSTSSAIIVPLPGNPNIFYIFTVDTDDLVYRDTEGLHYSIVDMTLNGGTGDVDISNKNINLLPITSEKLTAISNASGDGFWIISQFEDRFFSYELTANGLSMTPVTSTVAPFIELVTTPITNVDVAAMRGYIKVNARGNKLVAAHFSNNTTAEFTGITDVLTARSIAYANGGELYLYDFDNSNGVVSNPQPLLTRQDGGSIYGVEFSGNGQYLYAEVDYMNASTSQVFDLIRGEIVQYDLTAVNVANSATLVHQDNITPFRGALQLGLDNKIYHSRFQQGELSVINNPDNAGVAANYTFNSFPLTQNATAWYGLPIFVQSFLLNGEIIAIDHCFGEEQDFNINTSASIVSINWDFGDPNSGANNISSELEPSHLFTAPGTYTITATVETLNQIFTTTTTIIVFDAVMVNSFPEKLEVCEKGFDQATFDLTLISSAASTSGNQMVNFYEQEEDAILDVNRITNPSSYINQDRCQVLFFRVSNENCFEIFSFEICIENCPIKVFNVLTPDGDGLNDTFIVSGLYNIYDKHKMHIFSRYGQKIWEGNNETGSWNGTSNTGLFSTGSRLPTGTYFYVIELNEPNTKPVAGYVYLQ, encoded by the coding sequence ATGAAGTACTTTTTATATCTTTTAATATTTATTAGTTCCGCTTTCGCGAAAGCGCAATTAGAATCATCCTTTTGGTACTTTGGGATCAATGCAGGTATTGATTTCAGTTCTGGAACAGCAGTTGCAATAGATAACGGACAATTAGTTACCGGAGAAGGTTGCGCAACTATATCTGACCAGTTTGGAAATCTATTATTTTATACCGATGGATCCTTAGTTTATGATGCAAATCATGTGATCATGCCTAATGGAACTGGTTTGAAAGGAAACTCTTCAAGCACAAGTAGCGCAATTATAGTCCCGTTACCAGGCAACCCAAACATTTTTTACATCTTTACGGTGGACACTGATGATTTAGTTTATCGGGATACTGAAGGCCTGCATTATTCTATTGTTGACATGACACTCAACGGTGGAACTGGTGATGTAGATATTTCTAATAAAAATATTAACCTGTTACCCATTACCTCAGAAAAGCTAACAGCGATTTCTAATGCGTCTGGAGATGGATTTTGGATCATCTCACAATTTGAAGACCGATTTTTCTCTTATGAGTTGACTGCAAATGGATTATCCATGACGCCAGTCACTTCTACAGTTGCTCCTTTTATCGAGTTAGTCACCACACCTATTACAAATGTCGATGTTGCGGCAATGAGAGGTTATATTAAAGTTAATGCTCGAGGTAATAAACTTGTCGCGGCACATTTTTCCAACAACACCACAGCAGAATTTACAGGAATAACGGATGTTTTAACCGCACGTAGTATAGCTTATGCCAATGGAGGCGAGCTTTATTTATATGATTTTGACAATAGTAATGGAGTAGTATCAAACCCACAACCTTTGCTCACGAGACAAGATGGAGGCTCTATCTATGGTGTAGAGTTTTCTGGAAACGGACAGTACTTGTATGCCGAAGTAGATTATATGAACGCCTCTACATCTCAAGTATTTGATTTAATAAGAGGAGAAATTGTACAATACGATTTAACAGCCGTAAATGTTGCTAACAGTGCAACACTAGTACATCAAGATAATATTACTCCTTTTAGAGGTGCTTTACAATTGGGGCTTGATAACAAGATTTATCATTCCCGATTTCAACAAGGTGAATTGAGTGTTATAAACAATCCAGATAACGCTGGTGTTGCGGCAAACTATACCTTTAATTCCTTCCCACTTACACAAAACGCTACTGCTTGGTATGGACTTCCCATTTTTGTTCAGTCCTTTTTGTTAAATGGAGAAATTATAGCAATAGATCACTGCTTTGGTGAAGAGCAGGATTTTAATATAAATACATCGGCTAGTATAGTTTCTATAAATTGGGATTTCGGAGATCCTAATTCTGGAGCTAATAATATTTCAAGTGAGTTAGAACCGAGTCACTTATTCACAGCACCAGGAACTTATACCATCACTGCAACAGTAGAAACGTTAAATCAAATTTTTACTACAACCACAACCATAATTGTATTTGATGCAGTCATGGTAAATAGTTTTCCTGAAAAATTAGAAGTATGTGAAAAAGGGTTTGATCAAGCAACATTTGATTTAACACTTATATCGTCTGCTGCATCTACCTCAGGCAATCAAATGGTAAATTTCTATGAGCAAGAGGAAGATGCTATATTAGATGTAAATAGAATTACCAACCCATCGAGTTACATAAATCAAGATCGTTGTCAAGTTTTATTTTTTAGGGTTTCAAATGAAAACTGTTTTGAAATATTTTCTTTTGAAATATGCATAGAAAACTGTCCGATAAAGGTATTTAACGTTTTAACACCTGACGGTGATGGATTAAATGATACGTTTATCGTTTCTGGACTTTATAACATATATGATAAACATAAAATGCATATATTTAGCAGGTACGGACAGAAAATATGGGAAGGAAATAATGAAACTGGTAGCTGGAATGGAACTTCTAATACTGGCTTGTTTAGTACGGGAAGTAGATTGCCTACAGGTACCTATTTCTATGTCATAGAATTGAATGAACCAAACACAAAGCCAGTAGCTGGTTATGTATATTTACAATAA
- a CDS encoding four helix bundle protein produces MSQRKRHNHRNLKIWQLGTEIMTDVYDLTASFPKREEYRLTSQLTSCAVSMPSNIAEGSARTDKAFSTFLDYSLGSSFELGTQLIAARHAKYISNEEFEILDNKNNEFQRMVIGFMGQL; encoded by the coding sequence ATGAGTCAACGAAAAAGACATAATCATAGAAACCTCAAGATTTGGCAGCTGGGTACAGAAATCATGACAGATGTATATGATTTGACCGCAAGCTTTCCAAAACGTGAGGAATATAGGTTAACGTCTCAATTAACTAGTTGTGCCGTTTCAATGCCGTCTAATATTGCGGAAGGTTCAGCTAGAACAGACAAAGCTTTTAGTACTTTCTTAGATTATTCTCTAGGTTCTTCATTTGAATTGGGAACCCAATTAATAGCTGCACGACATGCAAAATATATTTCAAATGAAGAGTTTGAAATTTTAGATAATAAAAACAATGAATTTCAAAGAATGGTAATTGGATTTATGGGACAGTTATAA
- a CDS encoding 3-hydroxyacyl-CoA dehydrogenase/enoyl-CoA hydratase family protein translates to MGKRRIKHVTVIGSGIMGSGIACHFANIGCEVLLLDIVPRELSDKEKAKGLTLEDKVVRNRMVNDNLAAAIKSKPAPLYDKSFANRISTGNLDDDLSKIKDTDWIIEVVVERLDIKKSVFEQIEKHRKPGTLITSNTSGIPISFMNEGRSEDFQKHFAVTHFFNPPRYLKLFEVVPGPNCDPAVTDFLMEYGEKFLGKTSVLAKDTPAFIGNRIGIFSIQSLFHTVKEMGLTVSEVDKLTGPVIGRAKSATFRTVDVVGLDTLVHVANGVYENCPQDEHKDTFKLPDFISTMMENKWLGSKTGQGFYKKNVDKAGKKEILALNLDSMEYENQPRAKFATLELTKSIDNVADRFPVLIKGKDKAGDFYRKSFASLFAYVQHRIPEISDELYRIDDAMSAGFGWEHGPYQVWDAVGVAKGIELMEAIGKEPAPWITEMLEKGFESFYTVKDGATYYYSIPDKDYVKKPGQDGFIILDNLRANAPVFKNSGVTVHDIGDGILNVEFTSKMNSIGGDVLAGLNKAIDIAEDRFDGLVVANNGANFSVGANIGMIFMMAVEQEYDELNMAIKQFQNTVMRLRYSSIPTIVAPHQMALGGGCEMTMHSDVAVASAETYIGLVEFGVGVIPGGGGSKEMALRASDTFEKNDVELNRLQEYFLTVGMAKVATSAYEAFDLGILRKGTDHVVVNDNRRIAFAKAQARLLADKGYTQAPMRKDIKVLGKQALGMFLVGTDQMEAGKYISEHDKKIANKLAYVMAGGDLSSPTLVSEQYLLDLEREAFLSLTGERKTLERLQHMLQKGKPLRN, encoded by the coding sequence ATGGGAAAACGTAGAATAAAACATGTAACCGTAATAGGTTCTGGGATTATGGGAAGTGGTATCGCTTGTCATTTTGCTAATATAGGTTGTGAAGTTCTTCTTTTGGATATTGTCCCAAGAGAACTTAGCGATAAAGAAAAAGCTAAAGGTCTTACCCTAGAAGATAAAGTAGTGCGTAATCGCATGGTGAATGACAACCTTGCGGCAGCTATAAAAAGTAAGCCAGCTCCTCTTTATGATAAATCATTTGCAAATAGGATTTCTACTGGAAATCTTGATGATGACTTGTCCAAAATAAAGGATACCGACTGGATCATAGAAGTGGTTGTTGAAAGACTAGACATTAAAAAGTCTGTTTTTGAACAAATTGAAAAGCACCGCAAACCTGGCACTTTGATTACTTCAAATACATCTGGTATTCCTATTTCTTTTATGAATGAGGGACGTAGTGAGGACTTCCAGAAACACTTTGCAGTAACACACTTTTTCAATCCACCACGATACTTAAAATTATTTGAGGTGGTGCCAGGTCCTAATTGCGATCCTGCCGTGACAGATTTCTTAATGGAATACGGTGAGAAGTTTTTAGGTAAGACATCTGTTCTTGCAAAAGACACACCGGCATTTATAGGTAATAGAATTGGGATTTTTTCCATACAAAGTTTATTCCACACGGTTAAAGAAATGGGGCTTACAGTTTCAGAAGTAGATAAATTAACCGGACCAGTTATAGGTCGAGCAAAGTCTGCAACCTTTAGAACAGTAGATGTTGTTGGATTAGATACATTAGTTCATGTAGCAAATGGTGTCTATGAAAACTGCCCACAAGATGAGCACAAAGACACATTTAAACTACCAGATTTCATCAGTACGATGATGGAGAATAAATGGTTGGGATCAAAAACTGGTCAAGGATTCTATAAAAAGAATGTAGATAAAGCAGGAAAGAAAGAGATTTTAGCCTTGAATCTAGATTCTATGGAATACGAGAATCAGCCTCGCGCAAAGTTTGCGACGCTTGAATTGACAAAGTCCATAGATAACGTAGCAGATCGTTTTCCTGTTTTGATTAAAGGAAAGGATAAAGCTGGTGATTTTTATAGAAAATCATTTGCTTCTTTGTTTGCTTATGTACAACATAGAATTCCAGAAATATCTGACGAGCTTTATCGCATAGACGACGCGATGAGTGCAGGATTTGGCTGGGAACATGGACCATACCAAGTTTGGGATGCCGTAGGTGTTGCAAAAGGTATCGAACTTATGGAAGCAATCGGAAAAGAACCTGCACCTTGGATCACAGAAATGTTAGAAAAAGGATTTGAATCCTTCTATACAGTTAAAGATGGAGCGACATACTACTATTCTATTCCAGATAAGGACTATGTGAAGAAACCAGGTCAGGATGGATTTATTATTCTTGACAATTTACGAGCAAATGCACCAGTATTTAAAAATTCTGGAGTTACAGTTCATGATATAGGCGATGGAATCTTAAATGTTGAATTTACATCCAAAATGAATTCTATCGGTGGAGACGTTTTAGCAGGATTAAATAAGGCCATCGATATTGCGGAAGATCGTTTCGACGGATTAGTTGTGGCAAACAATGGAGCTAACTTTTCTGTAGGAGCAAACATCGGGATGATATTCATGATGGCTGTAGAGCAAGAATATGACGAGCTCAACATGGCAATTAAGCAATTCCAAAACACCGTAATGAGGTTGCGTTATAGCAGCATTCCTACGATAGTAGCGCCTCATCAAATGGCATTAGGTGGTGGATGTGAAATGACCATGCACTCTGATGTTGCTGTAGCAAGTGCAGAGACTTATATTGGTTTAGTAGAGTTTGGCGTAGGAGTCATTCCTGGTGGTGGTGGCTCTAAAGAAATGGCACTGAGAGCTAGTGATACTTTCGAGAAAAACGACGTAGAATTAAACAGACTTCAGGAATATTTCTTGACAGTAGGAATGGCAAAAGTGGCTACTTCAGCTTATGAAGCATTTGATCTAGGTATCCTTAGAAAAGGAACTGATCATGTTGTGGTAAATGATAATAGACGTATCGCTTTCGCGAAAGCGCAAGCACGACTATTAGCAGATAAAGGTTACACACAAGCTCCAATGCGTAAGGATATCAAAGTATTAGGAAAGCAAGCGTTAGGTATGTTTTTAGTAGGAACAGACCAAATGGAAGCTGGAAAGTATATATCTGAACACGATAAGAAAATCGCTAACAAACTAGCATATGTAATGGCTGGTGGAGATTTAAGTTCTCCTACTCTAGTATCGGAACAATACTTGCTAGACCTGGAACGTGAAGCGTTTTTAAGCTTAACAGGAGAACGCAAAACATTAGAACGCCTACAACATATGTTGCAAAAAGGTAAACCGTTAAGAAACTAA
- a CDS encoding T9SS type B sorting domain-containing protein, translating into MKKLLLLTIILIFSLQVNAQEESSWWVFGDGAAVEFTPNPQNRSSLPFVAASGLDTDEGVGAISDEQGNLLFFTDGSTVWNRNGNIMPNGTGLFGNFSSTQSAIVVKAPETPDVYFVFTVGDFSTGLAYSRIEMNLNGGLGDVVAGIKNIILIDSSAEKVAATIKTGSNNAYVMTFAESNATAASPGSGDYNALFTWEVRGIPGAGISFVFPSPIPQSSNSNLGWFPVTNGSSGSENGMLRISPDGTKIAIANHNFGTASPGNGCYLYEFNPANGQFGGNGLQLDTGTVYGVEFSASSQYLYHDISTAYSGPARKDLVQYDLCDPANIISSKNTFSTVNNESRGTLQLGRDGNIYVARFDQPWLGRIENSETATPTYNATAVDISPGLGKQGLPVFIQSNFQSFFTVSDQCQGDATDFQLACLPQVAASMWDFGDGNTLSVTGPGVVQNTYATAGTYTVSVTVTNVSGDVRDFTQDITIYENGIVDPIDTTLLDYCDDDNSGSEIIDLTQFTADVLGTQDAATFDISYHPTMTDAEMDTNPLPDNYDVSVGTIQVWVRISNNISPVDDGCSAVASFDLTVSTTPSVSNIPDFELCDDASEDGIEDFDLADYLPVIENAAGNPTDVAYTIHTTQMDADTGMNPIDLTVPYTSTSANDVVYIRLQNVNDADCFGTGILNLTVFARPAITAPADIEVCDDAPLDGSGDFDLDGLITTINPTGMNNVTFHNSLNDADSGVGALPSPYTVSGNEEIFVRSETPAGCYNTTSFMITVLAAPSIGNAPDLTNICDDSVDLNQNLFDLSVQDAIILNGNNPADFTITYYTTDADAQAGVNSLPLSYIVPFQAGVTSDLLFARLEDNTTGCFNTSQFTIIFERCEIIFPEGFSPNNDGINDTFSIPGLAEQYNNFNLKVFNRNGSVIYETSASNYQEFAGIPNTGLNAGDGLLPTGVYFYVIQYNDVDIEDTASWVYINY; encoded by the coding sequence ATGAAAAAACTACTACTCTTAACTATTATTCTAATTTTTAGTTTACAAGTCAATGCTCAAGAGGAATCATCTTGGTGGGTTTTCGGAGATGGAGCAGCCGTGGAGTTTACCCCTAATCCACAAAACAGATCATCATTACCCTTTGTTGCGGCTTCCGGTCTAGATACTGACGAAGGAGTTGGTGCCATTTCTGATGAACAAGGAAACCTACTCTTTTTTACAGATGGTAGCACGGTATGGAATCGTAATGGAAATATTATGCCTAATGGAACTGGTCTATTTGGAAACTTTTCATCTACTCAGTCTGCTATTGTAGTGAAAGCACCAGAAACTCCTGATGTATACTTTGTATTCACTGTTGGAGATTTCAGTACAGGTTTAGCTTATTCTAGGATAGAAATGAACTTGAATGGAGGTCTAGGTGACGTAGTAGCTGGAATTAAAAATATTATATTAATAGACAGTTCTGCCGAAAAAGTTGCTGCGACTATCAAAACTGGATCAAATAATGCTTACGTAATGACCTTTGCTGAGAGTAATGCTACAGCTGCAAGTCCAGGCTCTGGTGACTATAACGCTTTATTTACATGGGAAGTACGAGGTATTCCAGGCGCTGGAATTTCTTTTGTATTCCCTTCTCCTATTCCGCAATCATCTAACTCCAATTTAGGATGGTTTCCAGTAACAAACGGATCGTCTGGAAGTGAAAACGGTATGTTGCGTATATCTCCAGACGGAACTAAAATTGCAATAGCAAATCATAACTTTGGTACGGCTTCTCCAGGGAATGGTTGTTACCTTTATGAATTTAATCCAGCAAATGGTCAATTTGGCGGTAATGGATTGCAATTGGATACAGGTACCGTTTATGGTGTGGAATTCTCCGCATCTTCACAATATCTATATCACGATATCAGTACAGCTTACAGCGGTCCTGCAAGAAAAGATTTAGTTCAATATGATCTTTGTGATCCTGCAAATATTATATCTTCTAAAAATACTTTCTCTACAGTTAATAATGAATCAAGAGGTACTTTGCAATTAGGACGCGATGGGAATATTTATGTTGCTCGATTTGATCAACCATGGTTGGGTCGCATAGAAAATTCAGAAACTGCAACACCTACTTATAATGCAACGGCGGTAGATATTTCACCTGGTTTAGGTAAACAAGGGTTACCAGTTTTTATTCAATCTAATTTCCAAAGCTTTTTTACAGTAAGTGATCAATGTCAAGGAGACGCTACTGATTTCCAACTAGCATGTTTACCTCAAGTGGCTGCATCTATGTGGGATTTTGGTGATGGTAATACACTTTCAGTAACTGGTCCTGGAGTTGTACAAAATACTTATGCAACTGCAGGAACTTACACAGTAAGTGTAACTGTTACGAATGTTTCTGGCGATGTTAGAGACTTTACACAAGATATTACTATTTATGAGAACGGGATCGTAGATCCTATTGACACTACACTACTTGATTATTGTGATGATGATAACTCTGGTTCAGAAATAATAGATCTTACACAATTTACGGCAGATGTTTTAGGAACGCAAGATGCGGCAACTTTTGATATCTCGTATCACCCTACAATGACAGATGCTGAAATGGATACGAATCCACTACCTGATAATTATGACGTAAGTGTAGGAACAATTCAAGTATGGGTGAGAATTTCAAACAATATCTCTCCTGTAGATGATGGCTGTAGCGCCGTTGCCTCTTTTGATTTGACCGTAAGTACCACACCTTCTGTTTCTAACATTCCCGATTTTGAACTATGTGATGATGCCAGTGAGGATGGAATAGAGGACTTTGATCTTGCAGACTATTTACCAGTAATTGAAAATGCAGCTGGTAATCCTACAGACGTTGCCTATACTATTCATACTACCCAAATGGATGCCGATACTGGAATGAACCCAATTGATTTAACCGTTCCTTATACAAGCACTTCAGCAAACGATGTGGTTTATATTAGATTACAAAATGTTAATGATGCAGACTGTTTTGGAACTGGTATTCTTAACTTGACAGTGTTTGCTCGACCAGCAATAACTGCACCAGCCGATATCGAAGTGTGTGATGACGCGCCATTAGATGGAAGTGGTGATTTTGATTTAGATGGTCTTATTACCACTATAAACCCTACCGGAATGAACAATGTTACATTTCACAACTCTCTAAATGATGCTGACTCTGGTGTAGGTGCTTTGCCTTCTCCATATACCGTTTCTGGTAACGAAGAGATTTTTGTACGATCAGAAACTCCAGCTGGATGTTATAACACCACTAGTTTTATGATTACTGTTCTTGCTGCTCCTTCTATTGGTAACGCTCCTGATCTTACTAACATTTGTGATGATAGTGTAGATCTCAATCAAAACTTATTTGACCTTTCTGTGCAGGATGCTATTATACTAAATGGTAATAACCCAGCAGACTTTACAATCACTTATTACACAACCGATGCTGATGCCCAAGCAGGAGTAAATTCTTTACCTCTTAGTTACATAGTTCCTTTCCAAGCTGGTGTAACGAGCGATTTGTTATTTGCTCGATTAGAAGACAACACAACAGGTTGTTTTAACACATCACAGTTCACTATTATTTTTGAAAGGTGTGAAATTATATTTCCTGAAGGCTTTAGCCCTAATAATGATGGTATAAATGATACATTTTCTATTCCTGGACTTGCAGAGCAGTATAATAATTTCAACTTGAAAGTATTTAATCGTAATGGTTCTGTTATCTATGAAACTTCTGCTTCAAATTATCAAGAGTTTGCAGGAATTCCTAATACTGGATTAAACGCTGGCGATGGGTTGCTACCTACTGGAGTTTACTTCTATGTGATACAATATAATGATGTGGATATTGAAGATACCGCTAGCTGGGTATATATCAATTATTAA